The Lampris incognitus isolate fLamInc1 chromosome 17, fLamInc1.hap2, whole genome shotgun sequence genome contains a region encoding:
- the zdhhc4 gene encoding palmitoyltransferase ZDHHC4 isoform X2: protein MRRWAMDFLTLFAVYVVAVLTCIALVCRYSGRQQTPFTLLLDCVWRVIAPVTPEWLRRCSHGAVHKLFHQRNTMFIYLHLLLEGAVYAEFTCEVVGYCREMDTTLTSLSVPYVLLAVKSFLFYLCITTDPGTCNRCVQRFDHHCVWVNNCIGAQNTRYFLLYLLSVCAMAGDVALLTADMLLHAVLRSGLLRASYIDDDGTRQTAGPLFVMQHLFLTFPRIVFMLGFLVFVFFLLAGYALFHCYLALVNQTSNEWYKSRGLVCRHCRPGAAAHHQRGPAPDRSQRHYYSRGLLKNLAEIFLPLQPALKKSN, encoded by the exons ATGAGAAG GTGGGCCATGGATTTCCTCACCCTCTTCGCGGTCTATGTAGTGGCGGTGCTGACGTGCATCGCCCTCGTCTGCAGGTACTCGGGTCGACAACAAACCCCCTTCACTTTACTCTTGGACTGCGTATGGAGG GTAATTGCGCCGGTTACTCCAGAATGGCTCCGGAGGTGCTCACACGGGGCCGTTCACAAGCTGTTTCACCAAAG GAACACCATGTTCATTTATCTGCATTTGCTGCTGGAGGGGGCGGTGTATGCAGAGTTTACCTGCGAGGTGGTCGGCTACTGCAGGGAAATGGACACCACGCTGACCAGCCTGTCTGTGCCTTACGTCCTGCTGGCCGTCAAGTCCTTCCTCTTCTACCTCTGCATCACAACAGATCCAG GAACATGCAACAGGTGCGTTCAGCGTTTTGACCACCACTGTGTCTGGGTGAATAACTGCATCGGGGCCCAGAACACCCGGTACTTCCTGCTGTACCTGCTCAGCGTGTGTGCCATGGCGGGGGACGTGGCCTTGCTGACGGCGGACATGTTGCTCCACGCCGTGCTGCGGTCGGGGCTCCTGAGGGCCAGCTACATAGACGACGACGGGACTCGGCAGACAGCGGGGCCCCTGTTTGTCATGCAG CATCTGTTTCTGACGTTCCCCCGCATCGTCTTCATGTTGGGCTTCTtggtcttcgtcttcttcttgcTGGCTGGGTACGCCCTCTTCCACTGCTACCTGGCGCTGGTGAACCAGACCTCCAACGAGTGGTACAAAAGCCGAGGCCTCGTCTGCCGGCACTGCCGCCCGGGGGCCGCCGCACACCACCAGCGGGGCCCGGCGCCGGACCGTTCCCAGAGACACTACTACAGCAGAGGACTTCTGAAAAACCTGGCGGAAATCTTCTTGCCCCTGCAGCCTGCTCTGAAGAAAAGCAACTGA
- the zdhhc4 gene encoding palmitoyltransferase ZDHHC4 isoform X1, with the protein MRRWAMDFLTLFAVYVVAVLTCIALVCRYSGRQQTPFTLLLDCVWRVIAPVTPEWLRRCSHGAVHKLFHQRNTMFIYLHLLLEGAVYAEFTCEVVGYCREMDTTLTSLSVPYVLLAVKSFLFYLCITTDPGSVTKQSVAGQLQVYPYDKRMFHPGISCPTCLLLKPARSKHCRTCNRCVQRFDHHCVWVNNCIGAQNTRYFLLYLLSVCAMAGDVALLTADMLLHAVLRSGLLRASYIDDDGTRQTAGPLFVMQHLFLTFPRIVFMLGFLVFVFFLLAGYALFHCYLALVNQTSNEWYKSRGLVCRHCRPGAAAHHQRGPAPDRSQRHYYSRGLLKNLAEIFLPLQPALKKSN; encoded by the exons ATGAGAAG GTGGGCCATGGATTTCCTCACCCTCTTCGCGGTCTATGTAGTGGCGGTGCTGACGTGCATCGCCCTCGTCTGCAGGTACTCGGGTCGACAACAAACCCCCTTCACTTTACTCTTGGACTGCGTATGGAGG GTAATTGCGCCGGTTACTCCAGAATGGCTCCGGAGGTGCTCACACGGGGCCGTTCACAAGCTGTTTCACCAAAG GAACACCATGTTCATTTATCTGCATTTGCTGCTGGAGGGGGCGGTGTATGCAGAGTTTACCTGCGAGGTGGTCGGCTACTGCAGGGAAATGGACACCACGCTGACCAGCCTGTCTGTGCCTTACGTCCTGCTGGCCGTCAAGTCCTTCCTCTTCTACCTCTGCATCACAACAGATCCAG GCTCGGTAACGAAGCAGAGCGTGGCCGGCCAGCTGCAGGTCTACCCATACGACAAGAGGATGTTCCATCCCGGCATCTCCTGTCCAACCTGCCTGCTGCTTAAACCGGCTCGGtccaaacactgca GAACATGCAACAGGTGCGTTCAGCGTTTTGACCACCACTGTGTCTGGGTGAATAACTGCATCGGGGCCCAGAACACCCGGTACTTCCTGCTGTACCTGCTCAGCGTGTGTGCCATGGCGGGGGACGTGGCCTTGCTGACGGCGGACATGTTGCTCCACGCCGTGCTGCGGTCGGGGCTCCTGAGGGCCAGCTACATAGACGACGACGGGACTCGGCAGACAGCGGGGCCCCTGTTTGTCATGCAG CATCTGTTTCTGACGTTCCCCCGCATCGTCTTCATGTTGGGCTTCTtggtcttcgtcttcttcttgcTGGCTGGGTACGCCCTCTTCCACTGCTACCTGGCGCTGGTGAACCAGACCTCCAACGAGTGGTACAAAAGCCGAGGCCTCGTCTGCCGGCACTGCCGCCCGGGGGCCGCCGCACACCACCAGCGGGGCCCGGCGCCGGACCGTTCCCAGAGACACTACTACAGCAGAGGACTTCTGAAAAACCTGGCGGAAATCTTCTTGCCCCTGCAGCCTGCTCTGAAGAAAAGCAACTGA